The following proteins come from a genomic window of Paenibacillus spongiae:
- a CDS encoding family 2 glycosyl transferase produces MDKNAFYVLENGQWNKVFVKGVNLGAGKPGAFPGEVAITYDEYYRWFGYISEMNANTIRVYTIQRPQFYNALYDFNRNAEEKGKKPIYIFHGVWIDETDIITIDDSFGNDDKILNDMIATTTDIIDILHGNNYLPVNKGHADGNYTSDVSKYVIGWILGLEWEPSLVVNTNTNNPQRSNYNGKYLYTEGASPFEAFLAEVGDKLIDYETSTYNMQSPVAFSNWVTTDPLKHPNEPYKNEDLVEVNVEHIKWRDSYKPGMFASYHVYPYYPDTFSYQTDYITYKDKDGKLNPYLAYLEEIKQFHSMPVVISEFGIPASRGKAHENRITGFNQGFIDERTQGEMLVSMMKDIHAAELAGGIVFSWQDEWFKRTWNNNDLDMPDSRPYWQNTQTNEQHFGLLAFDPGSERTVSYIDGEFEDWKDDTPLYEDDKLKLYVKNDEGYVYLMVDAENYDFEKDTILIPIDTIDGQGNKGFPQYGATFGKDADFVVKIHGPNDSRVLVDAYYDNYYFRYAVQTDLIDAVPSFHKKNTGVFNPIRLGLNKQFVVPGLNTEVPFTGYETGLLKYGIANPDSPDFNSLSDFYHNNGKVEIRIPWQLLNVMDPSKKYVIDDMYARGKITELKVKGMSFGVEHIKQGMTKGAQNLTMTEYDWKEWEHPTFHERLKPSYFILQQGFLGFD; encoded by the coding sequence GTGGATAAGAATGCTTTTTATGTTTTGGAGAATGGCCAGTGGAATAAAGTTTTTGTGAAGGGCGTCAATTTGGGTGCCGGCAAACCGGGAGCTTTCCCGGGAGAAGTTGCGATTACCTATGATGAATATTATAGATGGTTTGGTTATATCTCCGAAATGAATGCAAACACAATCAGAGTTTACACGATACAACGACCTCAATTCTATAATGCTCTCTATGATTTCAATCGAAATGCTGAAGAAAAGGGCAAGAAACCTATTTATATTTTCCATGGGGTTTGGATCGATGAGACCGACATTATAACTATCGATGATTCGTTTGGCAATGATGACAAAATTCTAAACGATATGATTGCGACCACTACGGATATCATTGATATTTTGCATGGGAACAACTATTTGCCCGTTAATAAAGGACATGCAGACGGTAACTATACTTCGGATGTGTCCAAGTATGTCATCGGATGGATTCTAGGCTTAGAGTGGGAACCCTCTCTTGTCGTAAACACGAATACGAACAACCCTCAGCGCAGCAACTATAACGGCAAATACCTTTATACGGAGGGTGCATCGCCTTTCGAGGCATTTCTTGCTGAAGTGGGAGACAAGCTTATCGACTATGAAACGTCCACATACAACATGCAGAGTCCGGTTGCGTTCTCGAATTGGGTAACGACAGATCCATTGAAGCATCCGAATGAGCCCTATAAGAACGAAGATCTGGTCGAAGTTAACGTAGAACATATCAAATGGCGCGATAGCTATAAGCCCGGCATGTTCGCCTCTTATCATGTTTATCCCTATTATCCCGATACGTTCAGCTATCAGACGGACTACATTACATATAAAGATAAGGATGGGAAACTAAACCCCTACTTGGCCTATTTAGAGGAGATTAAACAATTCCATTCGATGCCTGTGGTGATATCGGAATTCGGTATTCCGGCTTCACGCGGCAAGGCGCATGAAAACCGAATAACGGGCTTCAATCAAGGGTTCATCGATGAACGCACGCAAGGCGAAATGCTGGTAAGCATGATGAAAGATATACACGCTGCCGAGCTGGCCGGAGGGATCGTCTTTTCGTGGCAGGATGAATGGTTTAAGCGAACGTGGAATAACAATGATCTGGATATGCCGGACTCGCGTCCATACTGGCAGAATACCCAGACGAATGAGCAGCATTTCGGCCTATTGGCGTTTGATCCCGGAAGCGAGAGAACCGTCAGCTATATCGATGGCGAGTTTGAGGATTGGAAAGACGATACGCCGCTTTATGAAGACGATAAGCTCAAGTTATATGTCAAGAACGACGAAGGCTATGTATATCTGATGGTAGATGCGGAGAATTACGACTTTGAGAAGGACACCATATTAATCCCGATCGATACGATAGACGGTCAGGGGAATAAGGGCTTCCCGCAATATGGAGCAACGTTCGGCAAGGATGCGGACTTCGTCGTGAAAATTCACGGGCCGAACGATTCCCGCGTTCTGGTCGATGCCTATTACGATAATTACTATTTCCGCTATGCGGTTCAAACCGATCTGATTGACGCCGTACCGTCATTTCATAAGAAGAATACAGGGGTGTTTAACCCGATCAGGCTTGGCTTGAATAAACAATTCGTCGTTCCCGGGCTCAATACAGAAGTTCCGTTTACCGGATATGAAACAGGACTTCTCAAATACGGGATCGCGAATCCGGACAGCCCTGACTTTAATTCCTTAAGCGACTTCTACCATAACAATGGGAAAGTGGAAATTAGAATTCCATGGCAGCTGCTCAACGTTATGGACCCCTCCAAGAAATATGTCATCGACGATATGTACGCCCGCGGAAAAATAACGGAATTAAAGGTGAAGGGCATGAGCTTTGGGGTGGAGCATATCAAGCAGGGCATGACAAAGGGCGCTCAGAATCTGACCATGACCGAATATGACTGGAAGGAATGGGAGCATCCCACATTCCACGAAAGATTGAAGCCTTCCTATTTCATACTGCAGCAAGGGTTCTTGGGGTTCGATTGA
- a CDS encoding MBL fold metallo-hydrolase, protein MKIRQIRNATIVLNYGDITFLIDPFLAAKGAYPPFPNTLYQVSNPTVDLPVPVEEIIQADAVIVTHLHPDHFDAAAIQAIPKDTVMIAQSDIDAEAIRKEGFHNVQAFNQITRIGDVCLSRTSGKHGKGEIGERMGEVSGVVFTHPEEKTLYLAGDTIWCDDVAEAIHLHHPEVILVNGGSAQFLQGDPITMNKEDIYRTYREAPESTIIVSHMESLNHCLLTRQELTGFIQEKGLTANILVPADGETIVR, encoded by the coding sequence GTGAAGATCAGACAAATACGCAATGCGACAATCGTTTTGAATTATGGGGACATAACGTTTCTAATCGATCCATTCTTAGCGGCCAAGGGGGCCTATCCGCCCTTTCCCAATACGCTCTATCAAGTTAGCAATCCGACTGTCGATTTGCCGGTTCCCGTCGAGGAAATCATTCAGGCCGATGCGGTCATCGTGACGCACTTGCACCCGGACCATTTCGATGCGGCTGCGATCCAGGCCATTCCCAAGGATACGGTCATGATCGCCCAGTCGGATATAGACGCCGAAGCAATCAGGAAGGAAGGGTTCCATAACGTACAAGCCTTCAATCAGATAACCCGAATAGGCGATGTCTGTCTGAGCCGTACAAGCGGCAAGCACGGCAAAGGCGAGATCGGAGAACGAATGGGCGAAGTTTCGGGAGTGGTCTTTACACATCCGGAGGAGAAGACGCTATACCTTGCAGGCGATACCATATGGTGCGATGATGTTGCAGAAGCGATTCATCTTCATCATCCTGAAGTAATTCTTGTAAACGGAGGCTCAGCGCAGTTTCTGCAGGGCGATCCCATTACAATGAATAAAGAAGACATCTATCGGACGTATAGGGAAGCTCCCGAATCCACGATTATCGTATCCCATATGGAGTCGCTCAATCATTGCTTGCTGACAAGACAGGAATTGACCGGCTTTATTCAAGAGAAGGGGCTTACGGCGAACATATTGGTTCCTGCCGATGGAGAGACCATCGTTCGTTGA
- a CDS encoding M48 family metallopeptidase: MKIEFENNNIDCNVQYGNTTKISIHIDVSGFITIKAPNGTSEETIARAVEHHGKWILEKLQLLAKARETTKTKEYQDQGKFLHLGKEYFLHELIETGDLNEEELKRNLKRFYFASCKKMIGERISRYQVQLKVKPKSIEIVESATKWGSCSSDKKLTFNYRLAMAPIEVIDYVIIHELCHLLHMNHDRSFWRRVGSIMPDYKEKEAYLARYGQAMTL; the protein is encoded by the coding sequence ATGAAAATTGAGTTTGAAAATAACAACATCGATTGTAATGTTCAATATGGGAATACCACGAAGATTTCAATCCATATCGATGTATCAGGTTTCATAACGATTAAAGCCCCCAACGGCACAAGCGAAGAGACGATTGCAAGAGCCGTGGAGCATCACGGCAAATGGATACTGGAGAAATTGCAGCTCCTTGCGAAGGCGCGAGAAACAACGAAGACAAAAGAGTATCAGGATCAAGGGAAGTTCCTTCATCTGGGGAAAGAGTATTTCCTGCATGAGTTAATCGAGACCGGCGATTTGAATGAAGAGGAGCTCAAGCGCAATCTCAAGCGGTTCTATTTCGCAAGCTGCAAGAAAATGATCGGGGAACGGATCAGCCGCTATCAAGTTCAACTGAAAGTTAAACCCAAGTCCATTGAGATCGTGGAGTCGGCAACCAAGTGGGGAAGCTGCAGCTCGGATAAGAAACTAACCTTCAACTATCGTCTTGCCATGGCGCCCATTGAAGTTATCGATTACGTGATCATCCATGAGCTGTGCCATCTGCTTCATATGAATCATGATCGCTCCTTCTGGAGACGAGTCGGAAGCATCATGCCGGATTATAAAGAGAAGGAAGCGTATCTGGCCAGGTATGGACAGGCGATGACGCTTTGA
- a CDS encoding Lrp/AsnC family transcriptional regulator produces MLDHTDKRILEELKHNARISMKGLGEKIHMTGQATANRVLKLEEDGVIEGYTINLNHMKTGYPVHSFINIFTISFDHKPFLSFVEMQHQYVVNNFKISGEGCYLMECRFPSNEELDRFLSELNRYVNYKLSLVISK; encoded by the coding sequence ATGCTGGATCATACCGATAAACGAATTCTAGAAGAACTCAAACATAATGCTAGAATTTCAATGAAGGGACTGGGAGAAAAAATTCACATGACCGGTCAGGCGACGGCCAATCGGGTGCTTAAATTAGAGGAAGACGGCGTGATTGAAGGCTATACGATTAATCTGAATCACATGAAAACGGGATACCCCGTCCATTCTTTTATTAATATTTTTACGATCAGCTTCGACCACAAGCCCTTCTTGTCTTTCGTCGAAATGCAGCACCAGTATGTCGTGAATAATTTCAAAATTAGCGGAGAGGGTTGTTATCTTATGGAATGCAGGTTTCCGTCTAATGAAGAGCTCGACAGATTTCTAAGCGAATTAAACCGATATGTCAATTATAAACTTTCCCTCGTTATTAGTAAGTAG